Proteins encoded within one genomic window of Nitrospina gracilis 3/211:
- a CDS encoding ankyrin repeat domain-containing protein encodes MHNQIFYLIFISNLFMASFGFADGEKFILPTKSLVSGWEISGEEPIPLHEAVAMGNLKEVKKLVREGADINAVTMNMFTPLHVAVMENQYEIAKFLLTHGANVNAIGENGESLETPLHLSVGRDGNIEMAKLLLRHGGNANALNSHKATPLHHAVGLGNLDMVQLLLKGGADSNIQDIFGATSLHHAAYLFVKGYPNRLTIVNLLIKHGADINKPDYEDKVPLDIAVESEDNEMVDLLIKYGAKK; translated from the coding sequence ATGCACAATCAAATCTTTTATCTCATTTTCATTTCGAACCTGTTCATGGCTTCCTTTGGTTTTGCGGATGGTGAAAAGTTTATTTTGCCAACAAAATCTCTGGTTTCAGGCTGGGAAATATCCGGTGAAGAACCGATTCCACTGCATGAGGCTGTGGCAATGGGAAACTTAAAAGAGGTAAAAAAACTGGTGCGGGAAGGGGCAGATATAAATGCCGTTACCATGAATATGTTCACTCCACTTCATGTAGCTGTAATGGAAAACCAGTATGAAATCGCTAAGTTTCTTTTAACGCATGGGGCGAACGTGAATGCAATTGGAGAGAACGGGGAGAGTCTAGAGACACCTTTGCATCTTTCAGTAGGTAGGGATGGGAATATTGAAATGGCAAAACTTTTGTTACGGCATGGAGGGAACGCGAATGCCCTGAATTCACATAAAGCTACACCCCTTCATCACGCTGTTGGGCTTGGAAACCTGGATATGGTTCAACTATTGTTAAAAGGCGGTGCAGATTCAAATATTCAGGATATATTTGGCGCCACTTCTTTACATCATGCCGCTTATTTGTTTGTAAAAGGATACCCCAATAGATTGACCATTGTAAATTTATTGATAAAGCATGGAGCCGATATCAATAAACCCGATTATGAAGACAAAGTCCCCTTGGATATTGCCGTGGAAAGCGAAGACAATGAAATGGTGGATCTTCTGATTAAATACGGGGCTAAAAAATAA
- a CDS encoding (2Fe-2S)-binding protein — MTLKTETDWVDHFKKVCICRSITGGTIMKAIQDGALSFEALRRAIRVGTGNCKAKRCRPKIEDKLHAYKCALEVEAKRNKEKEQGGLPSADTPPNSCDGDGCNS, encoded by the coding sequence ATGACCCTCAAGACCGAAACCGACTGGGTCGATCACTTCAAAAAAGTCTGCATTTGTAGAAGTATAACCGGTGGCACCATCATGAAAGCCATCCAGGACGGAGCACTGTCTTTTGAGGCCCTCCGGCGGGCCATCCGCGTGGGCACCGGCAACTGCAAGGCCAAACGGTGCCGGCCGAAGATCGAGGATAAGCTTCACGCCTACAAGTGCGCCTTGGAGGTGGAAGCGAAACGCAACAAGGAAAAGGAGCAGGGAGGACTGCCTTCCGCCGACACGCCGCCGAATTCCTGCGACGGCGACGGCTGCAATTCCTGA
- the lnt gene encoding apolipoprotein N-acyltransferase, which yields MKVFGLAAATGVLLACSFPRMDWEFLAWGALIPLFFAVFGQTPKRAALLGFTAGMVFYGISLSWVTNTLVNYGNIPTVIAWPILFLLAGYLSAYMALFCFLTVQLSRNHPLYFIALPPFLWTALEYLRSTHLEYGFSWQGLGYSQYLNLPVLQMADLTGVYGISFLIVGVNACLFYVFHPRLRKETPWSRYRTHVSVTMFSVYALVIAYGWSVMNAHEEKPVKPLKVAMVQGNIPQQMKWDPQYKQEILNTYRELTVKAAVSGPDFIVWPEAVTPFYFLNDLEGTTAVVTLADELDTPLLFGSPRAEQQGGKWVSYNSAYLLSGDGNIKGRYDKIHLVPFGEFIPWQSVLFFLDKMVVGIGDFGRGEEAMVFNLNGYRFAVSICYEITFPDLVRRPVDNGAQFLVNITNDAWFGKSAASYQHISMAALRAVENRVPIVRAANTGISGAVDRLGRITPTTELFEREVLIASIQPRTGPATLYSRFGDWFCYLSLVISAALGLTAWRRTRPLSSVRPTTPPDGPPT from the coding sequence ATGAAGGTTTTCGGCCTCGCCGCGGCCACCGGGGTGCTCCTCGCTTGTTCCTTCCCCCGCATGGACTGGGAATTCCTTGCCTGGGGGGCGCTCATCCCCTTGTTTTTCGCGGTTTTCGGCCAGACGCCGAAGCGCGCCGCCCTGCTGGGATTCACCGCCGGAATGGTGTTTTACGGCATCAGTTTGAGCTGGGTGACGAACACTTTAGTCAACTACGGAAACATCCCGACCGTGATTGCCTGGCCCATCCTTTTTCTGCTGGCCGGGTATCTTAGCGCCTACATGGCGCTTTTCTGTTTTCTGACAGTCCAGCTCAGCCGCAACCACCCGCTTTACTTCATCGCGCTGCCCCCCTTTCTGTGGACGGCGCTGGAATACCTGCGCTCCACCCATCTGGAGTACGGCTTCTCCTGGCAGGGGCTGGGCTACTCGCAATACCTGAACCTGCCCGTCCTGCAGATGGCCGACCTCACCGGCGTCTATGGCATCTCGTTTCTGATCGTCGGGGTCAACGCCTGCCTGTTCTACGTGTTCCATCCGCGCCTGCGCAAAGAAACGCCGTGGAGCCGCTACCGCACGCACGTGTCGGTGACCATGTTCAGCGTCTATGCGCTGGTGATCGCTTACGGTTGGTCGGTGATGAACGCGCACGAAGAAAAACCCGTCAAGCCGTTGAAAGTGGCCATGGTGCAGGGCAACATCCCGCAGCAGATGAAATGGGACCCGCAGTACAAGCAGGAGATCCTGAACACCTACCGCGAGCTCACGGTGAAGGCGGCGGTGAGCGGTCCGGACTTCATCGTGTGGCCGGAGGCGGTGACCCCGTTTTATTTTCTGAACGATCTTGAGGGCACCACGGCGGTCGTGACACTGGCCGACGAACTGGACACGCCGCTTCTCTTCGGCAGTCCCCGCGCGGAACAGCAGGGCGGCAAATGGGTCTCCTACAACAGCGCGTACCTGCTGTCCGGGGACGGCAACATCAAAGGTCGTTACGACAAGATTCACCTGGTGCCGTTCGGCGAGTTCATCCCGTGGCAGTCGGTGCTGTTCTTCCTCGACAAGATGGTGGTGGGCATCGGCGACTTCGGCCGCGGTGAAGAGGCGATGGTGTTCAACCTCAACGGGTACAGGTTTGCCGTGTCCATCTGTTACGAGATCACCTTTCCGGATCTCGTGCGGCGTCCGGTCGATAACGGCGCGCAGTTTCTGGTGAACATCACCAACGACGCCTGGTTCGGCAAAAGCGCGGCATCGTATCAACACATCAGCATGGCCGCCCTGAGGGCCGTCGAAAACCGTGTACCGATTGTGCGCGCCGCGAATACCGGGATCAGCGGCGCGGTGGACCGGCTGGGGCGCATCACCCCCACGACCGAGTTGTTCGAACGCGAGGTGCTGATCGCCAGTATTCAGCCCCGAACCGGTCCCGCCACGCTGTATTCGCGGTTTGGCGACTGGTTCTGCTACCTGTCCCTGGTAATTTCGGCGGCACTGGGCCTCACCGCCTGGCGGCGCACCCGCCCCCTGTCTAGCGTCCGGCCAACCACGCCGCCGGACGGGCCCCCAACTTGA
- the msrA gene encoding peptide-methionine (S)-S-oxide reductase MsrA: MENETQQATFGAGCFWHVEHAFRQLRGVTHTSVGYSGGHVQNPNYRMVCTGETGHAEVVRVHYDPNVVSYEELLNVFWQEHDPTSLNRQGPDVGTQYRSAIFYHTPEQEKIARETVDKLNQSGKYSSPIVTEIAEAGPYYLAEDYHQQYFDKRRRFMGANREQGF, encoded by the coding sequence ATGGAAAACGAAACCCAACAGGCCACCTTTGGCGCCGGATGCTTCTGGCACGTGGAACACGCGTTCCGCCAACTGCGCGGCGTCACCCACACTTCCGTCGGCTACAGCGGCGGGCATGTGCAAAACCCCAACTACCGCATGGTGTGCACCGGCGAGACGGGTCACGCCGAAGTCGTGCGCGTGCATTACGATCCCAACGTGGTCTCTTACGAAGAACTGCTGAACGTGTTCTGGCAGGAGCACGATCCGACATCGCTCAACCGGCAGGGACCGGACGTCGGCACGCAGTACCGCTCCGCCATCTTCTACCACACGCCCGAGCAGGAGAAGATCGCGCGCGAGACGGTGGACAAGCTCAACCAGTCGGGCAAGTACAGCTCGCCCATCGTCACCGAGATCGCCGAGGCGGGGCCGTACTACCTCGCCGAAGACTACCATCAGCAGTACTTTGACAAGCGCCGCCGCTTCATGGGCGCCAACCGGGAGCAGGGGTTTTAA